A genomic window from Chelonia mydas isolate rCheMyd1 chromosome 16, rCheMyd1.pri.v2, whole genome shotgun sequence includes:
- the AGPAT2 gene encoding 1-acyl-sn-glycerol-3-phosphate acyltransferase beta isoform X3, whose protein sequence is MRQLPAHAGISQDMCESRIIKNIVKSFKYIYGLRFETTGLENFQIEEPCVIVSNHQSILDMIGLMEILPDNCVQIGKKELLYMGPVGLIMYLGGVVFINRKSTSNAKIVMARVAQTMLDENVKVWIYPEGTRNGNGDLLPFKKGAFHLAIQAQVPIIPVVYSSFSSFYNPAKKLFTSGKIRVEVLQPIETKGLKAEDVTDLTERCYCTMRETFFRLSGMANEANGSGQGPQQ, encoded by the exons ATGAGGCAGCTTCCAGCTCATGCAGGGATATCCCAGGACATGTGTGAGAGCAG AATCATCAAAAATATCGTCAAGAGCTTCAAGTATATTTATGGCCTGAGGTTTGAGACAACAGGTCTGGAGAACTTCCAGATCGAGGAGCCATGTGTCATCGTGTCAAATCATCAGAGCATCCTGGACATGATCG GGTTGATGGAAATCCTCCCAGATAACTGTGTTCAGATCGGCAAGAAGGAGCTGCTGTACATGGGCCCTGTGGGCCTGATAATGTACCTGGGTGGGGTTGTCTTCATCAACAGGAAGAGTACGAGCAATGCCAAGATAGTGATGGCCCGGGTTGCCCAGACCATGCTGGATGAGAAC GTGAAGGTGTGGATATACCCGGAGGGCACGAGGAACGGGAATGGTGACTTGTTACCGTTCAAGAAAGGAGCTTTTCATCTCGCTATACAGGCACAG GTTCCAATTATTCCTGTGGTGTATTCCTCGTTCTCTTCATTTTACAATCCAGCCAAGAAGCTATTTACATCAG GTAAAATCCGGGTTGAAGTGCTCCAGCCAATTGAGACCAAGGGCCTGAAGGCTGAGGATGTCACGGACCTCACGGAGAGATGCTACTGCACCATGCGGGAGACCTTTTTCAGACTGTCTGGCATGGCGAATGAGGCGAACGGCTCAGGGCAGGGCCCTCAACAATAG
- the AGPAT2 gene encoding 1-acyl-sn-glycerol-3-phosphate acyltransferase beta isoform X2, with product MRGSLLLCTPLIWEGDCSAEQCAVLHRRSWSKGQMRQLPAHAGISQDMCESRIIKNIVKSFKYIYGLRFETTGLENFQIEEPCVIVSNHQSILDMIGLMEILPDNCVQIGKKELLYMGPVGLIMYLGGVVFINRKSTSNAKIVMARVAQTMLDENVKVWIYPEGTRNGNGDLLPFKKGAFHLAIQAQVPIIPVVYSSFSSFYNPAKKLFTSGKIRVEVLQPIETKGLKAEDVTDLTERCYCTMRETFFRLSGMANEANGSGQGPQQ from the exons ATGAGGGGTTCACTGCTTCTCTGCACACCTCTGATCTGGGAGGGCGACTGTTCTGCGGAGCAGTGTGCTGTACTGCACAGAAGGAGCTGGTCCAAAG GGCAAATGAGGCAGCTTCCAGCTCATGCAGGGATATCCCAGGACATGTGTGAGAGCAG AATCATCAAAAATATCGTCAAGAGCTTCAAGTATATTTATGGCCTGAGGTTTGAGACAACAGGTCTGGAGAACTTCCAGATCGAGGAGCCATGTGTCATCGTGTCAAATCATCAGAGCATCCTGGACATGATCG GGTTGATGGAAATCCTCCCAGATAACTGTGTTCAGATCGGCAAGAAGGAGCTGCTGTACATGGGCCCTGTGGGCCTGATAATGTACCTGGGTGGGGTTGTCTTCATCAACAGGAAGAGTACGAGCAATGCCAAGATAGTGATGGCCCGGGTTGCCCAGACCATGCTGGATGAGAAC GTGAAGGTGTGGATATACCCGGAGGGCACGAGGAACGGGAATGGTGACTTGTTACCGTTCAAGAAAGGAGCTTTTCATCTCGCTATACAGGCACAG GTTCCAATTATTCCTGTGGTGTATTCCTCGTTCTCTTCATTTTACAATCCAGCCAAGAAGCTATTTACATCAG GTAAAATCCGGGTTGAAGTGCTCCAGCCAATTGAGACCAAGGGCCTGAAGGCTGAGGATGTCACGGACCTCACGGAGAGATGCTACTGCACCATGCGGGAGACCTTTTTCAGACTGTCTGGCATGGCGAATGAGGCGAACGGCTCAGGGCAGGGCCCTCAACAATAG